A single genomic interval of Nocardioides nitrophenolicus harbors:
- a CDS encoding LLM class flavin-dependent oxidoreductase codes for MKFGILLDHQYQPGDDLGRRTGEIVEYVQHVRDLGYDSVFGIHHYLSSLSTPQPLPLLSRLIEHSGEMELGTGILILPLGHPVHWAEEIATIDQMSGGRFVLGIGSGYREDEFASFGIERRTRVSRMNESLEVMRALWTGEKVVHHGKHFDLDGVRCSVLPAQEEIPVWVGANGPIGIERIARQGLPWLAPSNVRRNWAVGNLKDYRGLRAEAGFSDDGATFPIHRDLCVADSFDQAWEIAGEPVRRSYGEYVQYGMDYFESQWEGIKHKALFFGSPDDVAAKVQDFADAGYNHFVFRAQWLGLPIEESVRIVERFAREVMPRFRG; via the coding sequence GTGAAGTTCGGCATCCTCCTCGACCACCAGTACCAGCCGGGCGACGACCTCGGCCGGCGTACCGGTGAGATCGTCGAGTACGTCCAGCACGTCCGGGACCTGGGCTACGACTCGGTCTTCGGCATCCACCACTACCTGTCCTCGCTCAGCACGCCACAGCCGCTCCCGCTGCTGTCGCGGCTGATCGAGCACTCGGGCGAGATGGAGCTCGGCACCGGGATCCTGATCCTGCCGCTGGGCCATCCGGTGCACTGGGCCGAGGAGATCGCCACCATCGACCAGATGTCCGGGGGCCGCTTCGTCCTCGGCATCGGATCGGGCTACCGCGAGGACGAGTTCGCCTCGTTCGGCATCGAGCGGCGGACCCGCGTCTCGCGGATGAACGAGTCCCTCGAGGTGATGCGTGCGCTGTGGACCGGGGAGAAGGTCGTCCACCACGGCAAGCACTTCGACCTCGACGGCGTGCGCTGCAGCGTGCTGCCGGCGCAGGAGGAGATCCCGGTCTGGGTGGGCGCCAACGGGCCGATCGGCATCGAGCGGATCGCGCGCCAGGGCCTGCCCTGGCTCGCGCCGTCGAACGTGCGCCGCAACTGGGCGGTCGGCAACCTGAAGGACTACCGGGGACTCCGGGCCGAGGCAGGCTTCTCCGACGACGGCGCCACCTTCCCGATCCACCGGGACCTGTGCGTGGCCGACTCCTTCGACCAGGCCTGGGAGATAGCGGGGGAGCCGGTGCGTCGCTCCTACGGCGAGTACGTCCAGTACGGCATGGACTACTTCGAGTCCCAGTGGGAGGGGATCAAGCACAAGGCCCTCTTCTTCGGCTCGCCGGACGACGTCGCGGCCAAGGTGCAGGACTTCGCGGACGCCGGCTACAACCACTTCGTCTTCCGCGCGCAGTGGCTCGGCCTGCCGATCGAGGAGTCGGTGCGGATCGTGGAGCGGTTCGCCCGTGAGGTGATGCCGAGGTTCCGCGGATGA
- a CDS encoding VOC family protein, with product MRIGHVIVPAEDLDAQLAFYGELGLTTRFRDGDRYAAVTDGTVTLGLADETQQPLAGRTMVSIEVDDLDACIARLGAAGTAAGDPVVGPHERRVVVTDPSGNPVALYERTT from the coding sequence ATGAGGATCGGGCACGTCATCGTCCCCGCGGAGGACCTGGACGCCCAGCTCGCCTTCTACGGCGAGCTCGGGCTGACCACGCGCTTCCGCGACGGGGACCGGTACGCCGCGGTCACCGACGGCACCGTCACGCTCGGCCTGGCCGACGAGACCCAGCAGCCGCTCGCCGGCCGCACCATGGTGAGCATCGAGGTCGACGACCTCGACGCCTGCATCGCCCGGCTGGGTGCGGCCGGGACCGCTGCCGGGGACCCGGTGGTGGGTCCCCACGAGCGGCGGGTCGTGGTCACCGATCCCTCCGGCAACCCGGTGGCGCTCTACGAGAGGACCACATGA